In Chryseobacterium gotjawalense, the following are encoded in one genomic region:
- a CDS encoding superoxide dismutase family protein: MKIASFSMLLCSAIVAVSCTTTKSYVINSKSGTATQGTAAFSQTGKNVEMDLNVYKLTPGIHAVHIHEKGDCSAADGSSAGGHWNPTAEKHGKWEHGEFHMGDIGNLVADKDGTARLVFKTDNWCLGCKDDTKNIIGKSIIIHAGADDFHTQPTGNAGGRVGCIEIK, translated from the coding sequence ATGAAAATCGCTTCATTTTCTATGTTGCTATGCAGCGCAATTGTTGCTGTATCCTGCACCACCACAAAGTCTTATGTCATCAATTCTAAAAGCGGAACCGCCACTCAGGGAACGGCTGCATTTTCTCAAACGGGTAAAAATGTGGAAATGGACCTGAATGTTTACAAATTAACTCCAGGGATCCACGCCGTACATATTCATGAAAAAGGAGACTGCTCGGCGGCGGACGGAAGTTCTGCAGGCGGACACTGGAATCCCACGGCAGAAAAACACGGAAAATGGGAACATGGCGAATTTCACATGGGCGACATCGGGAATCTGGTTGCCGACAAAGATGGAACTGCGAGACTGGTTTTCAAAACCGACAACTGGTGTTTGGGGTGTAAGGATGACACCAAAAATATCATCGGAAAATCAATCATCATTCATGCAGGTGCAGATGATTTTCATACCCAGCCGACGGGAAATGCAGGTGGCAGAGTTGGATGTATAGAAATTAAATAA
- a CDS encoding GH3 auxin-responsive promoter family protein: MATKALFNTVVNWFIRQRIDQIQKFMDNPIETQNGVLFSQLYYAENTDYGKIHGFSSISTYRDFTTNVPIVTYEDFEPYIEQARQGKRDVFWPGLVKNFAKSSGTTNAKSKFIPITDESLELCHMKAGKDLISIYANNHPDNQLFTNKNLRLGGSADFYENFNTKFGDLSAILIDNLPFWVEITTTPSKKVSLMSEWETKLNAIVSEVTNEDVGSLTGVPSWMMVLLQRILKETGKENISALWPNLEVFFHGGISFKPYREQYKKIIGKDINYYEIYNASEGFFAIQDQYGSEEMLLMLDYGIFYEFIPMDQFDPENLQAIPLEEVEIGKNYAIVITTNSGLWRYLIGDTVRFTSLQPFRIKVSGRTKHYINAFGEELMIDNVETALSKACEATDSSILDFTGAPVFMQQGESGAHEWIFEFTQQPADLERFSEVFDNHLKSVNSDYEAKRYNNITLKKPIIHVAKPHLFYNWMSERGKLGGQNKVPRLSNDREYIEPLLKMNE, from the coding sequence ATGGCGACGAAAGCACTTTTCAATACGGTGGTTAATTGGTTTATACGACAGCGGATTGACCAGATTCAGAAATTCATGGATAATCCCATTGAAACTCAAAATGGAGTGCTCTTCTCCCAACTGTATTATGCCGAAAATACCGATTACGGGAAAATCCACGGCTTCAGTTCTATTTCAACGTATCGGGACTTTACGACTAATGTTCCAATCGTTACTTACGAAGATTTCGAACCGTACATTGAGCAGGCAAGACAAGGCAAAAGAGATGTTTTCTGGCCGGGTTTGGTAAAAAACTTTGCCAAATCTTCGGGAACAACCAATGCCAAAAGCAAATTCATTCCTATTACCGATGAGAGTTTAGAATTATGCCACATGAAAGCAGGCAAAGACCTCATCTCTATTTACGCCAACAATCACCCGGATAATCAACTCTTTACCAATAAAAATCTCCGTTTAGGCGGAAGCGCGGATTTCTACGAAAACTTCAATACCAAATTCGGAGATCTTTCTGCCATTTTAATAGACAATCTTCCGTTTTGGGTAGAGATTACGACCACGCCGAGCAAAAAAGTGTCGCTGATGTCGGAATGGGAAACCAAATTAAACGCCATCGTTTCTGAAGTGACCAATGAAGATGTAGGAAGTCTGACCGGCGTACCAAGTTGGATGATGGTTTTGTTGCAAAGGATTTTAAAAGAAACCGGTAAAGAAAACATTTCCGCATTATGGCCGAATCTGGAAGTCTTTTTCCACGGCGGAATCAGTTTCAAACCTTACCGCGAACAGTACAAAAAGATCATTGGAAAAGACATTAATTACTACGAAATTTATAATGCTTCAGAAGGATTCTTTGCCATTCAGGATCAGTACGGAAGCGAAGAAATGCTGCTCATGTTGGATTACGGGATTTTCTATGAATTTATTCCAATGGATCAGTTCGACCCGGAAAATTTGCAGGCAATTCCTTTAGAGGAAGTAGAAATCGGCAAAAATTACGCGATAGTTATTACCACGAACAGCGGACTTTGGCGATATTTAATTGGCGATACCGTTCGGTTCACGTCATTGCAGCCTTTCAGGATTAAAGTTTCCGGAAGAACTAAACATTACATCAATGCTTTTGGGGAAGAACTGATGATCGACAATGTAGAAACGGCACTTTCAAAAGCATGTGAAGCAACAGACTCCTCAATTCTGGATTTTACCGGCGCCCCGGTTTTTATGCAGCAGGGCGAAAGTGGCGCACACGAATGGATTTTCGAATTCACCCAACAGCCTGCTGATTTAGAAAGATTCAGCGAAGTTTTCGATAATCATTTAAAATCCGTAAACTCAGATTACGAAGCGAAAAGGTATAACAATATAACGTTGAAAAAACCGATTATTCACGTTGCCAAACCTCATCTTTTCTACAACTGGATGTCTGAAAGAGGAAAACTCGGCGGCCAGAACAAAGTCCCGCGGTTGAGTAATGACCGCGAATATATCGAGCCGTTATTAAAGATGAATGAATAA
- a CDS encoding rhomboid family intramembrane serine protease, translated as MFPRLTPITKNIIILNVIFYLASNFIMFPKLYEMFSVYYIASPYFKVWQIITHMFMHAPLQSGMGITHILFNMLTLMSFGPVLEQVVGDRKYIILYFASGIGAYALNCGWNYFELSQGANPADIYAIPMMGASGAIFGVVAAFSTMFPDSKLYFMFIPFGIKAKYLLPAIIVISLYLGFSGSMAGVAHFAHIGGAVVGYLLAKRWKDNQYRIN; from the coding sequence ATGTTTCCAAGACTCACACCGATCACCAAAAACATCATCATTCTGAATGTCATATTTTATTTGGCGTCGAATTTCATTATGTTTCCAAAACTGTATGAAATGTTTTCGGTGTATTATATCGCTTCTCCTTATTTCAAGGTTTGGCAGATCATTACGCACATGTTTATGCATGCACCGTTGCAAAGCGGGATGGGGATTACTCATATTCTTTTTAATATGTTGACATTAATGAGTTTCGGACCGGTTTTGGAGCAGGTTGTAGGGGACAGAAAATACATTATTCTTTATTTTGCCAGCGGTATCGGAGCGTATGCTTTAAACTGTGGCTGGAATTATTTTGAGCTCAGCCAGGGCGCAAATCCAGCAGATATCTATGCTATTCCAATGATGGGCGCCTCGGGTGCGATTTTTGGTGTTGTTGCTGCGTTTTCGACCATGTTTCCGGATTCCAAGCTTTACTTTATGTTTATTCCGTTCGGTATTAAAGCCAAATATTTATTACCCGCAATCATTGTAATTTCACTCTATTTAGGATTCAGCGGATCGATGGCGGGAGTTGCCCATTTTGCGCATATTGGTGGTGCCGTCGTCGGATATCTCCTGGCAAAGAGATGGAAAGACAATCAGTACAGAATTAATTAA
- a CDS encoding endonuclease/exonuclease/phosphatase family protein — translation MKILRFGLILIHLFIIVLLGGTVLNGYVSPKVFPYLNLLSLAFPVLMILNIILCVFWIFLWKKRALFFIAITLMIIMPIRRWVNWTEKVAEKPNLKIVTLNIKGGAIGGHKKIGEYLEKTNADIIFGQEYGSEFNVPNYPYQSDKYEIVALNSKTEIVKQGKIATTGNGNAFFADIKFNGKIIRVINVYLNPFSFDKQMVKPVEDLQKNKTKIKDIIKKLVPTFKIHQKEIVDIRKAIDDSPYPVILAGDFNSVPNSYEYYELGRGLKDAFAEVGRGSSTSFHDYKFPIRIDYIFTSKEIKPISYHVDRSVKLSDHFPVIAEFKID, via the coding sequence GTGAAAATTTTAAGGTTTGGTTTAATTCTCATTCATCTCTTCATCATTGTTTTGCTGGGCGGGACGGTATTGAACGGTTACGTTTCACCCAAAGTATTTCCGTACTTAAATCTGCTTTCTTTAGCATTTCCAGTATTGATGATTTTGAATATCATCCTTTGTGTTTTCTGGATTTTTCTGTGGAAGAAACGGGCGCTGTTTTTCATCGCAATCACATTAATGATTATCATGCCTATTCGAAGATGGGTTAACTGGACCGAAAAAGTTGCAGAAAAACCAAATCTTAAAATTGTTACCTTGAATATTAAGGGCGGAGCGATAGGAGGGCATAAAAAGATCGGTGAGTATTTAGAAAAAACCAATGCTGATATTATCTTTGGTCAGGAATATGGAAGTGAATTTAACGTCCCTAATTATCCCTACCAAAGCGATAAATACGAGATTGTTGCTCTTAATTCAAAGACCGAAATCGTGAAACAGGGAAAGATAGCCACCACCGGAAACGGCAACGCTTTTTTCGCAGATATTAAGTTTAACGGTAAAATAATCCGGGTGATCAATGTGTATCTGAATCCTTTTTCCTTTGACAAACAGATGGTAAAACCGGTAGAAGATCTGCAGAAAAATAAAACTAAAATAAAAGACATTATCAAAAAATTGGTGCCGACCTTTAAAATACATCAGAAGGAAATTGTAGATATCCGTAAAGCCATCGATGATTCTCCTTATCCGGTCATTCTTGCAGGCGATTTTAATTCGGTTCCTAATTCGTACGAATATTATGAGTTGGGTAGAGGTTTGAAAGATGCTTTTGCAGAAGTGGGAAGAGGAAGTTCAACCAGTTTTCATGATTATAAATTCCCGATCAGAATTGATTATATCTTTACCTCGAAAGAAATAAAACCCATCAGTTATCACGTCGATCGGTCGGTTAAACTTTCGGATCATTTTCCGGTTATTGCTGAATTTAAAATTGATTAA
- a CDS encoding BrxA/BrxB family bacilliredoxin — protein MYPEDLVMPMKHELTDKGFQDLTSAEAVNQAIKKEGTTLLMVNSVCGCAAGAARPGAVFSLTGDKKPDHLVTVFAGYDKEAVEEARKFLAPFPPSSPCIALFKDGELVHMLERHHIEGNPAGAIAANLQGAYQEYC, from the coding sequence ATGTATCCAGAAGATTTAGTAATGCCAATGAAGCATGAGCTAACCGATAAAGGGTTCCAAGACTTAACCTCTGCCGAAGCAGTAAACCAAGCGATTAAAAAAGAAGGTACAACGTTATTAATGGTCAACTCCGTTTGTGGTTGTGCTGCAGGTGCAGCAAGACCAGGCGCGGTTTTTTCTCTTACAGGAGATAAAAAACCTGACCATCTTGTTACCGTGTTCGCTGGTTACGATAAAGAAGCAGTTGAGGAAGCACGTAAGTTTTTGGCACCATTCCCGCCAAGCTCCCCATGTATTGCTCTTTTCAAAGACGGTGAATTGGTTCACATGTTAGAAAGACACCACATCGAAGGAAATCCTGCCGGAGCGATCGCTGCGAATTTACAGGGAGCTTACCAAGAATATTGCTAA
- a CDS encoding TonB-dependent receptor, with amino-acid sequence MNKLKDNLKYHSVYKFNHSVDYIFIKSHSVIDLRYKILIMQPFIISKVLLLVFFLAGIFSNAQITVSGKINFKNKGVKDISVTLKGTYDGATTDENGNYSFETSEKGTQVLVFSNSKFVEVEKPILIGMENITVNSDLKEQISEIDAVVISAGSIEASDKKRATALLTPIDIYTTAGANGQISAALETLPGVQKIGEIEGLFVRGGTGEETKFFMDGNLVNNFFGNSVPGIKAMDRLNTSLFKGNVFSSGGYSAVYGQALSSVLVLESIDFPEKNSIDLGISPLFITAGFQNVNGEKSKSFGVFGSYSNLGLMTKLIKFNNDFTKAPASFGTNFNFRFKNKKGGILKYYGSFDTNTIGLQAESLEPNIDFDQTSLKGKNTFHNLSFRQKLGEYVVNLGSSYTFNSSFIHLSNTYENAEINPNSIEIKGNYFNAKGTLERKINRISAIRGGIEFNQAKEKTDVAISQTAYISNDQITSVFAETDLGFSNNLSAKVGLRSEYSSEINQWNLAPRLAMAYRISKNWTSSLAYGIFYQNPEQKYFGSSPLNYQKAEHYILQIQKSEEGRSFRLEAFYKNYSDLIKIKVLDYRPIAINNNGSGFAKGFEIFWRDKKSIKNIDYWISYSYLDSRRNFLNYDQSLFPNFAAKQTLSVVAKKFVTDWKTGFNLSYSYASGRPFYNFQTQENGEYYLNSQGKLKDFNALNFSLNYLPNLGKKEVKVFTVLVLSVNNILGQKNIYGYQFSNDGLRSKPVLPSASTFVFIGAFINFGIDRTQDAINNNL; translated from the coding sequence TTGAATAAGCTAAAAGATAATTTAAAATACCATTCGGTTTACAAATTTAACCATTCGGTAGATTATATTTTCATCAAAAGCCATTCCGTAATAGATTTGCGGTATAAAATTCTCATCATGCAGCCTTTCATTATTTCTAAAGTTCTCCTTCTTGTGTTTTTTTTAGCAGGCATTTTTTCCAATGCGCAGATTACGGTGTCGGGGAAAATTAATTTTAAGAATAAAGGGGTCAAAGATATTTCAGTCACTTTAAAAGGCACGTACGACGGTGCAACAACTGACGAAAATGGAAACTATTCTTTTGAAACCTCTGAAAAAGGAACGCAGGTCTTGGTTTTTTCAAATTCTAAATTTGTCGAAGTTGAGAAACCAATTCTGATCGGAATGGAAAATATTACCGTTAATTCTGATCTAAAAGAGCAGATTTCTGAAATCGATGCTGTTGTTATTTCTGCCGGTTCCATTGAAGCGAGTGATAAAAAAAGAGCGACGGCACTGCTTACTCCAATTGATATTTACACCACTGCGGGTGCAAACGGACAAATTTCTGCCGCTTTGGAAACGCTTCCCGGAGTTCAGAAAATCGGTGAGATCGAAGGTTTATTTGTCCGCGGCGGAACGGGCGAGGAAACTAAATTTTTTATGGATGGAAATTTAGTCAACAATTTTTTCGGAAATTCAGTTCCCGGGATCAAAGCGATGGATCGGTTAAATACTTCTTTATTTAAAGGGAATGTGTTTTCCAGCGGCGGATATTCTGCCGTTTACGGACAGGCATTATCTTCAGTTTTGGTCTTGGAAAGTATCGATTTCCCGGAAAAGAATTCAATTGATTTAGGGATTTCTCCTCTATTTATAACCGCGGGATTTCAAAATGTAAACGGAGAAAAATCGAAGTCATTTGGTGTTTTTGGCTCTTATTCTAATCTGGGATTAATGACGAAATTAATTAAATTCAATAATGATTTTACCAAAGCTCCCGCAAGTTTTGGGACGAATTTCAACTTTAGATTTAAAAATAAAAAAGGAGGAATCCTGAAATATTACGGAAGTTTTGACACCAATACAATCGGATTACAGGCAGAAAGTTTAGAGCCGAATATCGATTTTGATCAGACTTCTTTAAAAGGGAAAAACACTTTTCATAACTTATCTTTCAGGCAGAAATTGGGCGAATATGTGGTGAATTTAGGAAGTTCTTATACTTTTAATTCCAGTTTTATTCACCTTAGCAATACGTATGAAAATGCAGAAATTAATCCAAATTCAATAGAGATTAAAGGGAATTATTTCAATGCGAAAGGAACCTTAGAAAGAAAGATTAATAGAATTTCGGCAATCAGAGGTGGAATTGAATTTAATCAAGCTAAAGAAAAAACCGATGTAGCAATTTCACAAACTGCTTATATTTCTAATGATCAGATTACTTCCGTTTTCGCTGAAACTGATTTAGGATTCAGTAATAATTTATCCGCAAAAGTTGGATTAAGATCTGAATATTCATCTGAAATTAATCAATGGAATCTCGCTCCTAGATTAGCAATGGCTTATCGGATTTCAAAAAACTGGACTAGTTCTTTAGCGTATGGAATTTTCTACCAAAATCCGGAGCAGAAATATTTTGGAAGCAGTCCTTTAAACTATCAAAAAGCGGAACATTATATTTTACAAATACAAAAATCAGAAGAAGGAAGAAGTTTTCGGCTCGAAGCTTTTTATAAAAATTACAGCGATCTCATTAAAATAAAAGTTTTAGATTATCGACCAATTGCCATTAATAATAACGGAAGTGGTTTTGCCAAAGGTTTCGAAATTTTCTGGCGGGATAAAAAATCGATCAAAAATATCGACTACTGGATTTCCTATTCTTATCTGGATTCCAGGCGTAATTTCCTGAATTATGACCAAAGTTTATTTCCCAATTTTGCGGCAAAACAAACACTTTCTGTCGTGGCTAAAAAATTTGTCACCGACTGGAAAACCGGTTTTAATCTTTCTTATTCTTACGCTTCCGGAAGACCGTTTTATAATTTTCAAACACAAGAAAATGGAGAGTACTATTTGAACAGTCAAGGAAAATTAAAAGATTTTAATGCTTTGAATTTCAGTTTGAATTATCTGCCAAATCTTGGTAAAAAAGAAGTTAAAGTATTTACAGTATTGGTATTGTCTGTGAATAATATTTTGGGACAAAAGAATATTTACGGCTACCAATTTTCAAATGACGGCTTAAGAAGTAAACCGGTTTTACCATCTGCCAGTACTTTTGTTTTTATCGGAGCTTTCATCAATTTTGGTATTGACAGAACGCAGGATGCAATAAATAACAATCTTTAA
- the mutL gene encoding DNA mismatch repair endonuclease MutL, with product MSDIIKLLPDHVANQIAAGEVVQRPASIVKELVENSIDAGATKIELIIRDAGRNLIQVVDNGSGMSETDARLAFERHATSKISTTEDIFRISTKGFRGEALASIAAVAEVELKTKTKDAKIGTNIYIEGGGFQFQEPIQTAEGSNFSVKNLFYNVPARRKFLKNNNIEFRHIIDEFQRVALAHENLDFELFHNDDIVFRLRKGSLLQRIVDVFGRKLQPLLIPIKEDLGWIQLNGFVAKPEGAKKTRGEQFFFVNGRYFRSPYFNKAVQEAFEGLLLPGYIPTFFLFLELDPQKVDVNIHPQKTEVKFEDDNLIFALIRSTIKRSLGIYNVSPSLDFERDSGMDAFLNQPKTSGSFKAPEIVVDRDYNPFREETVSPGEKVAMAEMYQQNIQAEPSKINLFEEEDFDEDLMRLPNGYWLFNKNGKTLMLDLGRMHRLIVSERNAKKKRSTEKHTLLFSMEYHMNETEKNKFRSIKKYLPELGFEMIIANDNVLRIDAVPQGLKETQVMKFLENIFEILEYRTEEEFLDFYNSQWNKIQSKSRFDFLYKMDAEQVIKDFTALGFPEYLPSGKRCFTEVPLDELKNKF from the coding sequence ATGTCGGATATTATAAAACTTTTACCAGATCATGTTGCCAACCAAATCGCCGCCGGTGAAGTGGTGCAGCGGCCTGCTTCTATCGTAAAAGAATTAGTGGAAAATTCCATCGACGCTGGTGCCACAAAAATAGAACTGATTATTCGGGATGCCGGGCGTAACTTAATTCAAGTTGTAGATAACGGAAGCGGCATGAGCGAAACCGATGCGCGGCTGGCGTTCGAAAGACACGCAACTTCAAAGATCAGTACGACCGAAGATATCTTTAGAATTTCTACCAAAGGCTTTCGTGGTGAAGCTTTGGCTTCGATTGCCGCCGTGGCAGAAGTAGAGTTGAAAACCAAAACCAAAGATGCTAAAATAGGCACCAATATTTATATTGAAGGTGGAGGATTCCAATTTCAGGAACCTATTCAAACAGCGGAAGGTTCCAATTTTTCGGTGAAGAATTTGTTTTATAATGTTCCTGCCAGAAGAAAATTTCTGAAAAACAACAATATCGAATTCCGTCATATTATTGATGAATTTCAAAGGGTTGCTTTGGCTCACGAAAACCTGGATTTCGAGCTTTTTCACAATGATGATATTGTTTTCAGACTGCGCAAAGGCAGTTTGTTGCAGAGGATTGTAGATGTCTTTGGCCGAAAATTACAACCACTTCTTATTCCTATTAAAGAAGATTTGGGCTGGATTCAACTCAACGGTTTTGTCGCAAAACCGGAAGGCGCTAAAAAGACAAGAGGCGAACAGTTTTTCTTTGTTAATGGGAGGTATTTCAGAAGTCCTTACTTTAATAAAGCGGTTCAGGAAGCATTCGAAGGTTTGCTTTTGCCGGGGTATATTCCGACTTTTTTCCTGTTTCTGGAACTGGATCCGCAGAAAGTTGATGTCAACATTCATCCTCAAAAAACGGAAGTTAAATTTGAAGACGATAATTTGATTTTCGCTCTGATCCGTTCTACGATCAAGCGATCTTTGGGGATTTACAATGTTTCGCCAAGTTTGGATTTTGAACGTGATTCTGGAATGGATGCTTTTTTAAATCAGCCTAAAACCAGTGGAAGTTTCAAAGCACCTGAAATCGTGGTCGACCGTGATTACAATCCTTTCCGGGAAGAAACCGTTTCGCCGGGTGAAAAAGTGGCGATGGCTGAAATGTATCAGCAAAATATACAGGCAGAACCTTCGAAAATTAATTTATTTGAAGAAGAAGATTTCGATGAGGATTTAATGCGTCTTCCGAATGGATATTGGCTTTTTAATAAGAACGGAAAAACATTAATGCTCGACTTGGGCAGAATGCACCGCCTGATCGTGAGTGAAAGAAATGCAAAAAAGAAACGCAGTACTGAAAAACACACGCTTCTTTTTTCGATGGAATATCATATGAATGAAACGGAAAAAAATAAGTTTCGGTCCATCAAAAAGTATCTTCCGGAACTGGGTTTTGAAATGATTATTGCGAATGATAATGTGTTGCGGATCGATGCGGTGCCGCAAGGATTAAAGGAAACCCAGGTGATGAAATTCCTCGAAAATATTTTTGAAATATTAGAATACCGGACGGAAGAGGAATTCCTGGATTTTTATAACAGCCAATGGAATAAAATCCAGAGCAAATCACGTTTTGATTTCTTATATAAAATGGATGCCGAACAGGTGATAAAAGATTTCACAGCACTGGGTTTTCCAGAATATTTACCATCGGGGAAAAGATGTTTTACCGAAGTTCCATTAGATGAATTAAAAAATAAATTTTAA
- a CDS encoding ATP-dependent Clp protease ATP-binding subunit: MDSQFSNGLNQVFKHSKDEARRLHSEFLNTEHFILGMIKTDNSAKEIMNNLGADLTQIKRKIETMSVASLNPFSAESEKISFTKMADQAVKRSELECRQYQSSEVNTVHLLLGILYKSEDPTTSILSSYDIDYERVTKEYQTMLKNSGQSPKMSAYDDDEEREEFGQMRRPTGNIGTGKSKTPTLDNFGRDLTTLAREGKLDPVIGREKEIERVSQILSRRKKNNPLLIGEPGVGKSAIAEGLALRIQQKKVSRVLYGKRVITLDLASLVAGTKYRGQFEERMKAIMTELEKNRDVILFIDELHTIVGAGSSTGSLDASNMFKPALARGEIQCIGATTLDEYRQYIEKDGALERRFQKVMVEPTTVEETVQILNQIKDKYEDHHNVTYTDEAILACVNLTARYITDRFLPDKAIDAMDEAGSRVYIKNMKVPTEIIEHEKSIEEIKELKQAAVKKQDYLEARKLKDEEERLQMELNAAQEQWDKDVKEKKEIVDEESVAEVVSMMSGIPVTKVGKNELDKLAQMETILSGKVIGQADAVKKVVKAIQRNRAGLKDPNRPIGTFIFLGTTGVGKTELAKVMARELFDSDEALIRIDMSEYMEKFAVSRLVGAPPGYVGYEEGGQLTEAVRRKPYAVVLLDEIEKAHPDVFNILLQILDEGFVTDSLGRKIDFRNTIIILTSNIGTRDLKDFGDGVGFGTNAKKSNTDARARSTIENALKKAFAPEFLNRIDDIVIFNNLEKEDISKIIDLELAKLYSRLEKLNYKVELTDDAKEFIAEKGWDKDFGARPLKRAIQKYIEDLLAEMLVNKLLTEGGTVVLKLNEAKDGLEGEPVKAKATVK; this comes from the coding sequence ATGGATAGTCAATTTTCAAACGGTTTGAACCAAGTTTTCAAACACAGTAAAGACGAAGCAAGACGCTTGCACAGCGAGTTTCTTAATACAGAGCATTTCATTTTAGGAATGATTAAAACAGACAACTCTGCCAAAGAAATCATGAATAATTTGGGAGCCGATTTAACTCAAATCAAAAGAAAAATCGAAACCATGTCCGTGGCCAGCTTAAACCCATTTTCTGCAGAAAGTGAAAAGATATCTTTTACCAAAATGGCTGACCAAGCGGTGAAAAGGTCTGAGTTAGAATGCAGGCAGTACCAAAGTTCTGAAGTGAATACCGTTCATTTGTTACTCGGTATTCTTTATAAATCAGAGGATCCTACGACCAGTATTTTAAGTTCGTACGATATCGATTATGAAAGAGTGACCAAGGAATATCAGACGATGTTGAAAAACTCGGGACAAAGTCCTAAAATGAGCGCTTACGACGATGACGAAGAACGGGAGGAATTCGGTCAAATGAGAAGGCCTACCGGCAATATTGGCACCGGCAAAAGCAAAACACCCACTTTGGATAATTTCGGAAGAGATCTTACTACGCTTGCCCGGGAAGGAAAACTGGATCCGGTAATCGGTCGTGAAAAAGAAATCGAAAGAGTTTCACAGATTTTATCGAGACGGAAAAAGAATAATCCTCTTTTAATAGGGGAGCCTGGTGTTGGTAAATCAGCAATAGCGGAAGGTCTAGCTTTACGGATTCAACAGAAGAAAGTTTCCCGTGTTCTTTACGGAAAACGCGTGATTACTTTGGATCTGGCAAGTTTAGTTGCGGGAACAAAATACCGTGGTCAGTTCGAAGAAAGAATGAAAGCCATCATGACCGAACTGGAAAAAAACCGGGATGTCATTTTGTTTATCGATGAATTGCACACGATTGTCGGAGCGGGAAGTTCAACCGGAAGTTTAGATGCTTCCAATATGTTCAAACCTGCGCTGGCAAGGGGCGAAATTCAATGTATTGGTGCCACTACTCTTGACGAATACAGACAGTATATCGAGAAAGATGGTGCTTTAGAAAGACGTTTTCAAAAGGTGATGGTAGAACCAACTACCGTGGAGGAAACCGTACAGATTTTAAATCAAATTAAAGACAAATACGAAGATCACCACAATGTAACTTATACTGATGAGGCGATTCTGGCTTGTGTGAATTTAACCGCGAGATATATTACAGACCGGTTTTTGCCGGATAAAGCGATCGATGCGATGGATGAAGCAGGTTCCAGAGTGTATATTAAAAATATGAAAGTTCCTACCGAAATCATCGAGCACGAAAAAAGCATCGAAGAAATTAAAGAACTGAAACAGGCGGCAGTTAAAAAGCAGGATTACCTTGAAGCACGAAAACTAAAAGATGAAGAAGAACGCTTGCAGATGGAATTAAATGCAGCTCAGGAACAGTGGGATAAAGATGTCAAAGAGAAAAAAGAAATTGTAGACGAGGAAAGTGTCGCGGAGGTGGTTTCCATGATGAGTGGGATTCCGGTAACCAAAGTCGGTAAAAACGAACTCGATAAACTGGCACAGATGGAAACGATACTTAGCGGAAAAGTAATTGGTCAGGCAGATGCGGTGAAAAAAGTGGTCAAAGCCATCCAGAGAAACAGAGCCGGACTGAAAGATCCAAACCGTCCGATCGGAACATTTATTTTCCTGGGAACAACCGGTGTTGGTAAAACAGAACTCGCAAAAGTAATGGCTCGTGAACTTTTTGATTCCGATGAAGCTTTAATCAGAATCGACATGAGTGAATACATGGAGAAATTTGCAGTTTCCCGATTGGTAGGTGCGCCTCCGGGATATGTGGGTTATGAAGAAGGCGGCCAGTTGACAGAAGCGGTTCGCAGAAAACCTTATGCAGTGGTGCTTTTAGATGAAATTGAAAAAGCCCATCCGGATGTATTCAATATTTTGCTGCAGATTTTAGATGAAGGTTTTGTAACCGATTCTTTAGGCAGAAAAATCGACTTTAGAAATACAATCATCATTTTAACCTCTAATATTGGAACCAGAGATTTAAAAGATTTCGGCGATGGAGTCGGTTTCGGAACCAATGCGAAGAAATCAAATACCGATGCAAGAGCCAGAAGCACCATTGAAAATGCGCTGAAGAAAGCTTTTGCTCCTGAATTCTTAAATAGAATTGATGATATCGTGATCTTTAATAACCTAGAAAAAGAAGATATTTCTAAAATTATCGATCTGGAATTGGCTAAACTCTACAGCCGTCTCGAAAAATTAAACTATAAAGTTGAACTGACAGACGATGCCAAAGAATTTATCGCTGAAAAAGGCTGGGACAAAGACTTTGGAGCCAGACCTTTAAAACGTGCCATCCAGAAATACATCGAAGATCTGTTGGCAGAAATGCTGGTGAACAAGCTGCTGACCGAAGGCGGAACGGTAGTCTTGAAACTGAATGAAGCCAAAGACGGTTTAGAAGGTGAACCTGTTAAAGCTAAAGCAACTGTAAAATAA